One stretch of Methylococcus capsulatus DNA includes these proteins:
- the fhcD gene encoding formylmethanofuran--tetrahydromethanopterin N-formyltransferase, with protein MIINGVHIDETFAEAFPMRATRVIITAQNHKWAHHAAQAMTGFATSVIACGCEAGIERELDPAETPDGRPGVAVLLFAMGGKGLAKQLETRAGQCVLTSPTSALFAGLDEGEQIPLGKNLRYFGDGFQISKRIAGKRYWRVPVMDGEFLCEETTGMIKAVGGGNFLILAESQPQALAACEAAIEAMRRIPNVIMPFPGGVVRSGSKVGSKYKTLPASTNDAFCPTLKGQTRTELSPEIESVMEIVIDGLSDADIARAMRAGIEAACGLGAANGIRRISAGNYGGKLGPFLFHLREIMG; from the coding sequence ATGATCATCAACGGCGTGCACATCGACGAGACTTTCGCAGAGGCCTTCCCGATGCGCGCCACGCGCGTGATCATCACGGCCCAGAATCACAAATGGGCTCATCATGCGGCCCAGGCCATGACGGGTTTCGCGACCTCGGTCATCGCCTGCGGCTGCGAAGCCGGCATCGAACGGGAGCTCGATCCCGCCGAAACACCGGACGGACGTCCCGGCGTTGCGGTGCTGCTGTTCGCCATGGGCGGCAAGGGGCTGGCGAAGCAACTGGAAACCCGGGCCGGTCAATGCGTGTTGACCTCGCCCACCTCGGCGCTGTTCGCCGGTTTGGATGAAGGCGAACAGATTCCTTTGGGGAAAAATCTGCGTTATTTCGGCGACGGCTTCCAGATTTCCAAACGGATCGCCGGCAAGCGCTATTGGCGCGTGCCGGTCATGGACGGCGAGTTCCTCTGTGAGGAAACCACCGGCATGATCAAGGCGGTCGGGGGTGGCAATTTCCTCATCCTGGCCGAATCGCAGCCGCAGGCGCTGGCCGCCTGCGAGGCGGCGATCGAGGCGATGCGTCGAATACCCAACGTCATCATGCCGTTCCCTGGCGGTGTCGTCCGTTCGGGTTCCAAGGTCGGCTCCAAGTACAAGACCCTGCCGGCATCGACCAACGACGCCTTTTGCCCGACCTTGAAAGGGCAAACGAGGACGGAGCTTTCGCCGGAAATCGAATCGGTGATGGAGATCGTGATCGACGGTTTGAGCGATGCCGACATCGCCCGGGCGATGCGCGCAGGCATCGAAGCGGCTTGCGGGCTGGGGGCAGCCAATGGCATCCGGCGTATCAGCGCCGGCAACTACGGCGGCAAGCTCGGGCCGTTCCTGTTCCATCTCCGCGAAATCATGGGCTGA
- a CDS encoding formylmethanofuran dehydrogenase subunit A, with the protein MLIKLTGGTVYDPANGINGQVRNLFIRDGRIVHSLNGATPDQEYDLRGKVVMAGAIDMHTHIGGGKVTIARNLLPEDHRADPQPRRGLMRAGCGHAAPSTLTTGYRYAEMGYTAGFEPAVLPINARQAHMEMADVPLLDVGGYVMLGSDDFFLRLLSSGSDQQLINDYVAWTIHSAKAIGIKVVNPGGISAFKFNQRMLDLDEKHAYYGVTPRQILKSLARAVHELGVPHPLHVHGCNLGVPGNVETTLNTISGIEGLPMHLTHIQFHSYGVEGDRKFSSGAARIAEAINANKNITIDVGQILFGQTVTASGDSMRQHANAGHAHPDKWVCMDIECDAGCGVVPFKYRDKNFVNALQWCIGLETFLLVDDPWRVFLTTDHPNGAPFTTYPHLIRLLMDKSFRNDMLAAINPDAAALSTLGSIDREYSLYEIAILTRAGAARLLGLTDRGHLGAGAAADITVYTEQADKEKMFTRPDYVFKDGELVVRNGEVVKVVWGNLHTVQPDFDRGIETRLRDYFDRYHTMKLDNFIINDWEIEGDGRSKILVHPCHQGARS; encoded by the coding sequence ATGCTGATCAAGCTCACGGGCGGCACCGTCTACGACCCGGCGAACGGCATCAACGGCCAGGTGCGCAACCTTTTCATCCGCGACGGCAGGATCGTCCATTCGCTGAACGGCGCAACGCCGGATCAGGAATACGACCTGCGCGGCAAGGTGGTGATGGCCGGTGCCATCGATATGCATACCCACATCGGCGGTGGCAAGGTGACCATCGCCCGCAACCTGCTGCCGGAAGACCATCGCGCCGATCCCCAGCCGCGCCGGGGCCTGATGCGGGCGGGCTGCGGCCACGCCGCGCCTTCGACCCTGACCACCGGCTATCGTTACGCCGAGATGGGCTACACGGCGGGGTTCGAGCCTGCCGTGCTGCCCATCAACGCGCGCCAGGCCCACATGGAAATGGCGGACGTGCCGCTGTTGGACGTCGGTGGCTATGTCATGCTGGGAAGCGACGATTTCTTCCTGCGGCTCTTGTCCTCGGGCAGCGACCAGCAACTCATCAACGACTATGTCGCCTGGACGATCCATTCCGCCAAGGCGATCGGGATCAAGGTAGTCAATCCTGGAGGGATCAGTGCCTTCAAGTTCAACCAGCGTATGCTGGATTTGGACGAAAAGCACGCCTACTACGGCGTCACGCCCAGACAGATTTTGAAATCGCTGGCGCGCGCCGTACACGAACTGGGGGTGCCGCATCCGCTGCACGTCCACGGCTGCAACCTGGGAGTGCCGGGCAACGTCGAGACCACACTGAACACCATCAGTGGCATCGAAGGTCTACCGATGCATCTGACCCACATCCAGTTCCACAGTTACGGCGTCGAGGGGGACCGCAAGTTCTCCTCCGGCGCAGCCCGCATCGCCGAAGCCATCAATGCCAACAAGAACATCACGATCGACGTCGGCCAGATTCTGTTCGGCCAGACCGTGACGGCTTCGGGCGATTCGATGCGTCAGCACGCGAATGCAGGCCATGCGCATCCCGACAAATGGGTGTGTATGGACATCGAATGCGATGCCGGCTGCGGTGTGGTGCCGTTCAAGTATCGCGACAAGAATTTCGTCAACGCGCTGCAATGGTGTATCGGCCTGGAAACTTTCCTCCTGGTCGACGATCCCTGGCGCGTGTTTTTGACCACCGACCATCCCAACGGCGCGCCGTTCACGACCTATCCGCATCTGATCCGGCTGCTGATGGACAAGAGCTTCCGCAATGACATGCTGGCTGCGATCAATCCAGATGCGGCGGCGCTGAGTACGCTGGGCTCGATCGACCGTGAATACTCCTTATATGAGATCGCCATCCTGACCAGGGCCGGTGCGGCCAGGCTGCTGGGGCTGACCGACCGCGGTCATCTCGGGGCGGGGGCGGCGGCGGACATCACCGTCTACACGGAGCAGGCCGACAAGGAAAAGATGTTCACACGGCCGGACTACGTCTTCAAAGACGGCGAACTGGTGGTGCGCAACGGTGAGGTTGTCAAGGTCGTATGGGGCAATCTGCATACCGTCCAGCCCGACTTCGACAGAGGCATCGAAACGCGGCTGCGCGATTACTTCGACCGCTACCACACCATGAAGCTGGATAATTTCATCATCAACGATTGGGAAATCGAAGGCGATGGGCGCAGCAAAATCCTCGTCCATCCCTGCCATCAGGGGGCGCGGTCATGA